Sequence from the Longimicrobium sp. genome:
TCGGTGGGCAGGATGCCGGGGCCGCCGGCGCCCGCCTGCGCGCCGCCGCCGTACGCCTGCGTCTCGCCGAAGTGGTCGTCCCAGAGCGCGCCGCCGAAGAAGCCTCCGCCCTGGCCGCCTCCCCCCGTTCCTCCTGGTTGCACCTGGGCCTCCTTTCGAATCCACACCAGCGTTCCCGCCAGCGGACCCTTCCCGCCCGCGGGCTCGGTGTGCAGCACGTCGTCGCTGGGCACGTCGACCCAGGAGCGCAGTTCGGGGTCGAGGTAGATCCGCGTGTGGTCCTCCCGCTCCGACGCGCCCGGGTAGCCGCTCAGCAGCGTGGTGCCGGGCGGGCTCGCCGGGTCGCCGACGATGCGGTCCGCGAAGCCGCCGTAGGTGCCTGCGCCTCCTCCGGCGCCGGCGTCGGCCTTCGCGCCCTCCTCGTAGTCGTCGGGCGTGGGCGGGGTCTCGGCGGAGGCGTCGTCGCGGGTGGTGCGCCGTCGCGCCATGGCTTCCTCCGGGATCGATGGACGGGGTGCCGCGCACCAGGCTTGAGGCGGCGCGCAGCGCATCCGGACGGGTACGGCCCTCCCCTCACGTGCGCCGCGGCTCCCCCGCAGAAGCGGGAGAGCTGCGGCGCCCTCGCCTCACCTGAAGACGGTGGGGCACGCGTAGGACGCGGTCGGGCCTTCGCAGCCCAGATAGGTCGGGCAGCGCAGCGACGGCGGGCAGCGCACGACGACCGACGGCGGGCACCAGGGAGTCGGCGGGCAGCGCGGCGTCCGCGGGCAGCGCACGACGGACGGCGGGCACCACGGGGTGACCGGCGGCGTCGGGCACGGCAGCCCGGCCGAGGGGCACCACTCGGTCGGCAGGATCCCCGGGCCGGTGCCGGCGCCGGAGCCGTAGTAGACGGTGTCCGTTCCGCCGCCCGAGCCGTAGTAGACCGTGTCGGTCCCCCCGCCCGAGCCGTAGTAGACGGTGTCCGTCCCACCGCCCGAGCCGTAGTAGACGGTGTCGGTTCCGCCGCCGGAGCCGTAGTAGACGGTGTCGGCCCCGCCGCCGGAGCCGTAGTAGACGGTGTCCGCCCCGCCGCCCGATCCGTAGTAGACGGTGTCCGTCCCGCCTCCCGAACCGTAGTAGACCGTGTCGGCCCCGCCACCCGATCCGTAGTAGACGGTGTCGGCCCCGCCGCCCGAGCCGTAGAAGACCGTGTCGCTGCCGCCGCCGGAGCCGTAGACGACGGTGTCGGCGCCGCCGCCCGAGCCCTGGACTCCCCGGAACTGCTCCTGGAACCCGCCCGGCGGGCAGAAGCGCGTGGGGCACGCGTCCACCGCCGACGCCGGACAGCGGATGACCGCCGACGGCGGGCAGCGGACGGCGATCGAGGGGATGCAGGGCCGCGCGACCGACGGGACGCAGGGCACGATCCCCGAGGGGCAGCGGACGAGCACCGAGGGGCCGCAGGGGCGCACCACCGACGGCCGCGGGCAGACGATCGCCGACGGGCCGCACGGGAACGCGAGGGATGCCGCGCCGGCTGCTCCGGCCGCGCCGAAGGCCACAGTGTCGGCGTTCACGGTGTCGCTCCCCATCCCCCCGCCCGCCGCCACCGTGTCGCTCCCCTCCACGCCGCGGCGCGCGGCCGGCGGGTTGACGCGAAGGCCCGGCGTGGGATTGACCACCGGCGTGAATCCCCAGATCTGCCAGCAGTTGGGCTTGGTCGGGCAGAACAGGCTGGGACAGCTCAACGAGCATTCCTCCGAGCGCGGGATCGCGAAGGCGCCGGGGGCGACGCCTCCGCGGGCCGCCACGGTGTCGCCCACGTTCTGGTCCCACACCGGCCCCTCGAAGAAGCCCGCGCGCTGGCGGGTGCCGCCGGCCGGGCCGTGCAGCGCCTGCGCGTCCGCGCGGATCCACACCAGCGTCCTGGCCAGCGGCCCCTCGCCCCCCGACGGCTCGGTGTGGAGGATGTCGTCGTTGGGGACGTCGGCGTAGCCGGAGAGCTCGGCGTCGAAGTAGATGCGGGTGTGTCCCTCCTCGTTCGACGCGCCCAGGTAGCCGCTCAGCAGCCGCGTGCGCGGCGGGTCGGCCGGGTCGCCCACCAGCCGGGCGACGAAGTCGTCGCCGGGGAGCACCGGTCCTGGGGAACCGCCACCCGCCTCGTCCTGGTCAGACATAGGGGCCTCCGGAATAGGGAGGGAGGGAAGGGGAAGGGCCGGCGGTGCGTGCGGCACCGCGGCCGCCGGTGGGTCCGCGGGAGTGGGGCGCATTTTCCGCCCGGCGCGCGCGCCGGGAGCGGGGGAGCCCGGGGCAATCCCCGTGCCCGCTTCCGCGCCGATGCGGCCTCTCCGCGGACGCGGGTGCCCCGGCGCGACTTGCGGCCTCCCCGGTAATCAGCCGTTTGCCGCGCGCGCCGGCGCCTGCGGGGCGCGCGAGGGACAAAGCGGGACACCGCTGCCGCGCCCGGCGCGCCCGCCGGCGGCCGCGGCGAGATCCGGAATTCCGGCCGCGGAGGAGCACGAAGGGGACGCACCGGGCCGCGCGCTCCCCGCGCGGAGCGCGTCGCGGGCCGACTCATCCGCCCGTCCTCCCGTCGGAGAAATTCCGGATTAATCGGCGTCCAGAGATCGGCGAAACGTTCTTGAACGATGGTTCGGGATGAGGCGTAAAACTCCGCGGCAGACCTTCTGAACATGCTCGTATCTATGGGCAAATCAAGGGTTTAGGCCACTTTAAACCTGAACAGCTCGGTGCAGTGCACTGTTCAGGTGCACCGGATTGGTGCACTCGCGCGGGTGTCCACTACTCATCTGTTTACGCCGGAATTCCCTGGCAACACTCGTTTTCGTCGAGCGGCGCGATCGGGGAACACCCCTTGCCTTAGTCCGGGCGACTCCCCACGCACCCGTTTGGAGGTCGCCCCACCCGCCGGCTCGTCCGGACCGGCGCCGTCCGCGGGGCGTGGGGGAAGTCGGCAGGACCCAGTTCAACCCCACCCTCTCGGAGGACCATGCATCACAGACCCACACCCGTGCCCCGCGCAGCCGCGTGGGCCCGGGCGGGCGGCCTCGCCGCACTGGCGTCGGCGCTGGCCGCGGGCGGTCTCGGCGCGCAGACGTGCGCGCGGACGATCCGGGCGGAGGTCGTGGCGATCGACCAGGCGATCTGGTACAACCGCCTGGGCGCGCACGACCCCACCGCCATGATCTACGCCCTTAAGCGCGACGTGGTGCCCGCCAGCGGCACCGTGCTCTCCGCCGGCAACGCCAAGCTGCGCCCGGGCAAGCGGCCCCGTCCGCTGACGCTCCGGGCCAACGAGGGCGACTGCCTGCAGATCGTCTTCACCAACCTCCTCTCCAGCACGGCCCTCAGCAACCAGCCGGGGACGCGCGCCGCCAGCGTGCACGTGATGGGGATGCAGAACGTCACCGGCATCGCCGACGACGGCAGCAACGTGGGCGCCAACGCCAGCAGCCTGGTGGAGCCGGGCGCCACGCGCACCTACACGCTGTACGCCGAGAAGGAAGGCACCTACCTGATGTACAGCGCCGCCCAGACCACGGGCGGCGACGGCGACGGCGGCACCCTCTTCAAGGGCCTCTTCGGGGCCCTGAACGTGGAGCCCAGGGGCGCCGAGTGGTACCGCAGCCAGGTGACCGCCGAGGACATGGCGCTCGCCACGCGGAAGGACGGCGCCGGCAACCCGGTGCGCACCGCGCAGGGGCACCCGGTGATCAACTACGACGCCGTCTACCCCACGGGGCACGCGCTCGCCGGCCGGCCGATCCTGAAGATGCTCGTCAACAACGAGATCGTGCACGGCGACCTGACCGCGGTGATCACCGGCCCCAACAAGGGGAACTTCCCCCCGGGGACCTTCCCCCCCGTGGTGGTGGAGCGCGACCGGCACCGGCCGTTCCGCGAGTACACCATCGTCTTCCACGACGAGGTGGGGCTCGTGCAGGCGTTCAACAACGTCTTCGAGGACCCCAAGTTCGACCACACCCTGCACTCCGGGCGCGACGCCTTCTCCATCAACTACGGCACCGGCGGCATCGGCGCCGAGGTGCTGGCCAACCGCTTCGGCGTGGGGCCGATGAAGGACTGCACCGAGTGCAAGTACGAGGAGTTCTTCCTCACCAGCTGGGCGGTCGGCGACCCGGCGATGGTCGTCGACGTGCCGGCCGACGCCGACGCCAACGGCGACGGGATCCCCGACCGGGGCGCCAAGGCCACCAAGGCGCTCTTCCCCGACGACCCGTCGAACGTGTACCACAGCTACATGAACGACCACGTGAAGTTCAGGAACCTTCACGCGGGGCCCAAGGAGCACCACATCTTCCACCTGCACGCCCACCAGTGGCTGCACTCGCCGAACTCCGACAACTCGACGTACCTGGACTCCCAGGCGATCGGGCCGGGCGGCGGCTACACCTACGAGATCACCTACGACGGCGGGAGCAACCGGAACAAGACGCCGGCCGACGCCATCTTCCACTGCCACTTCTACCCGCACTTCGCCATGGGCATGTGGGGGATGTGGCGCAACCACGACGTCTTCGAGGCGGGCACCCAGCTGGGCACCGACGGCCGCCCCGTGGCGGGCGCGCGCGCGCTGCCGGACGGCGAGATCGCGGCCGGCACGCCGATCCCGGCGCTGGTGCCGCTGCCGACCTACGCGCTGGCCCCGATGCCGACGGCGACCATGCCGGGCTACCCGTTCTACATCCCGGGCATCGCCGGGCACCGGCCGCCCAAGCCGCCGCTCGACACGCGCGTGGACGGCGGGCTCAACCGCCACGTGGTGCGCAGCGGCACGGCCCACGCCCCGCCGCTCAACCGGCTGGACTTCAGCAAGGAGAACGTGACCATGGTCGCGGACTCGCTGCCGGAGAACGGCACCCCGCGCGAGCAGGCGGCCATGGCGTTCCACGCCCGCCGCTCGCAGCCCACCTTCCGCTTCGACCCGAACACGGGCGCGGTGGTGGCCGACACCTTCCTCACCAACGGCCGCCCCCCCGTGGCGGGCGCGCCGTTCGCCGACCCCTGCATCGACGACTTCGGGCGGCCCACGGGGACGCCGCGCCTGTACAAGGCGGCCGGCTTCCAGGTCGACGCCAAGTACAACAAGGCGGGGTGGCACTTCCCGCAGCACCGCATGTTCTCGCTCTGGCAGGACGTCGACTCGGTGATCCGCGGCGTGCGCCCGCCCGAGCCGATGTTCATCCGGGCCAACACCGGTGACTGCATCGAGTACCGGCTGGTGAACCTGATCCCCAAGGACTACGAGCTGGACGACTTCCAGGTGAAGACGCCCACCGACGTCATCGGGCAGCACATCCACCTGGTGAAGTTCGACGTGACCAGCTCCGACGGCGCGGCGAACGGCTTCAACTACGAGGACGGCTCCATGTCGCCGGGCGAGGTGGTGGAGCGCATCCACGCCATCCGCCGCCAGAACGGCTGCAGCGGGCTGGACTCGGGCGACCCGCGCGACGGCAGCTTCGCCTGCCCCGTGGCCGAGGCGCACCCCTTCTTCGGGGCGGGCCCCAACGGCACCTGGATCGGCGCGCAGGAGACGGTGCAGCGCTGGTACGTCGACAACGTGCTGAACCAGCAGGGGAAGGACCGCACGCTGCGCACGGTGTTCACGCACGACCACTTCGGACCCTCCACCCACCAGCAGACCGGCCTGTACGCCGGCCTGGTGACCGAGCCCGCGGGCTCGCGCTGGCGCGACCCGGAGACGGGCACCTTCTTCGGCAGCCGCGACGACGGCGGGCCCACCAGCTGGCGGGCCGACATCCTCACGGCCGCCGCCGACTCGAGCTACCGCGAGTTCAACCTGCAGATCGCCGACTTCACCCTGGCCTACCGGGCGGGGTCGAACAACGCCCTGCGCCCCTTCACCGACCCGGCCACCGGCCACACGGTGCTGGGGATCGCCGACCCGGCCAACGCCGTCAACCCGGCCGGCAAGTTCGAGGACGCGCTCCCGAACCTGCTGATGCCGCCCGTCCGCAAGGGGCACTGCCCCAGCGAGAACGAGAGCGTGGCCGCCACCCTCACCCCGCCGTGCCCGGAGCTGCTCTCCGCGGACGACCCCGGCACCATGGCGGTGAACTACCGCAACGAGCCGCTGGCGCTCAGGGTGCGCAACCCGAGCTCCAACACGCAGGCCACGGGCGACGCGGGCGACCTCTCGCTCGGCTTCTCGTCGGTGGTCACGCGCGACGACCCGGCGTTCAACGTGCAGCCCGGCTTCTACCGTCCGCTCACCAACGGCGTGGCGGGGGGCGACCCCTTCACCCCGCTGCTGCGGGCGTACGAGGACGACCGGGTGCAGGTGCGCGTGCTGGTGGGCGCGCACGAGGAAGGGCACAACTTCAGCGTGAGCGGCGTCGAGTGGCTGTTCGAGCCCTCCGACAGCGCGTCGGGGTACCGCAACAGCCAGATGATGGGGATCAGCGAGCACTACGAGTTCGTGCTCCCGCCGCTTCCCAGCAACACCAACGGCAACGCGGCCGACTACCTGTACCAGGGCGGCTCGGCCACCGACGACCTGTGGAACGGCATGTGGGGGATCCTGCGCGCCTACCGCAGCACGCAGAACGACCTGCTGGCGCTGCCGAACAACACCGACGGCTCCACCGCGCTCACCCAGTCGACGACCACGTACGACGGCACGCTCGCCAGCGAGTCGAGCACCACCTCGTCGACCGCGGTGATGGAGGAGCCGTGCTGCACCACCGGCGAGCCGGTCTACACCACCACCGACACCGGTGACAGCGCCGACGACCCGATCGTGGGCGGCGACGGCACCGGGAGCGGCACCACCACCGTCGAGGAGCCGACCTACACCGACACCTGCACCTCCGACGGCACCACGACGACGGCCGACGGGACGACGTCGACGGACGCGTACGCGATCTCGGACCCGTGCCTCCAGGCGCAGTCGGCGGCGGGGCAGGGCCCCGGCTTCGGCGGGGGCAACGGGTTCAAGGGGGTCTGCCCCACGGGCTCGCCGCTGCGGCAGTTCGACGTGAGCGCGGTGGCGGCCAGCGTGGCGCTGCCGAACGGGCGGCTGGTCTACAACAGCCGCACCACCAACGGCGGGCCGCTCAACGACCCGTCGGCGATCATGTACGTGTACACGGTCGACCTGAACACGAACGGGACGCTGAAGTCCACGGCGCCGGTGGAACCGCTGGTCCTCAGGGCCAACGCCGGCGACTGCATCGAGGTGGTGCTGCGCAACAAGCTGCCCGCCACGCTGCAGGACCCGGACGGGTTCAACACCCTGCCGATGATCGTGGACCAGTTCAACGCCAACCACGTCGACCCGTCGCGGCGCGTGGGGCTGCACCCGCAGTTGGTGGCCATGGACGTCACCAGGAGCGACGGCAGCCGGGTGGGCTTCAACCCGCAGACGGTGGTGGACCCGGGCAAGCGCATCACCTACCAGTGGTTCGCGGGCGAGGTGTCGCTGCAGGGCGGCGTCATCACCAGCAAGCCGGTGGAGTACGGGGCGATCAACCTGATCCCCTCGGACCGCATCAAGCACCCCAACAAGGGCGCCATCGCGGCGCTGGTGGTGGAGCCGCAGGGCGCCACCTGGACCACCGACGCCGGCACCCGCGCCTCGGCCACCGTCACCAAGGCCGACGGCGTGACCTTCCGCGAGTTCGTGGCGCTGTTCCAGAACGACGTGAACCTGCGCTTCGGCAGCGCGTTCGCGGGCTTCGCGGCCGGCGGGCCGGTGCCGAACCTGGCCGACGCCGAGGACGCGGAAGACTCGGGGCAGAAGGGCTTCAACTACCGGACGGAGCCCCTGTGGTTCCGGATGGGCTTCGCCCCGAACACGCCGCTGGAGACCACGCGCGGCTTCAACTTCCGCAACGCGCTCAGCAACGTGCAGGTGGGCGGCAACCCCCAGACGCCGGTGTTCACGGCGACCGCGGGGCAGTCGGTGCGCTTCCGGGTGCTGCACCCCGGCGGCCACGCCCGCAACCACGTGTTCCAGCTGCACGGGCACGCGTGGGAGGAAGAGCCGTACCTGCGCGGCTCGACGGTGCTGGGCCACAACCCGCTCTCGGAGATCAAGGGGTCGCAGATCGGCCACGGCCCCACCAACCACTTCGACGCGCTGCTGAAGGGCGGCGCGGGCGGCCGGTTCCGGATCACGGGCGACTACCTGTTCCGTGACCAGAGCTCGTTCCACTTCGACGGCGGCATGTGGGGGCTGCTGCGGGTGACGGCCGGCACGGGCAACAACGGCGCCGACGCCGACAACACCGGCGGCACGACGTCGAGCACCAACACCACTCCCCTGACCTGCACGACCGACAAGAAGGGCAACACGGTCTGCAGCTGATCCACTAGTCGGTTCGGTCCGGAAGGCCGGCCCGCGGGGAAACCCGCGGGCCGGTTCTTTTTGCGGGGATCGTCCGGGATCGGAGAACCGCAACCGCATGTCTCACGCAGAGTCAGCAGAGTCAGCAGAGGAAAACCGTGCCGAGCGATGAAGTTCTCTGCTACCTCCGAGGCCGGCACGCCCACGCGCATCCGGGTGCTGCAGCCGGGCGGGCACTCGCGCAACGGGGTGTTCAACCTGCACGGCCACACCTGGCAGGAGCTGCCGTACGTGGGCGCCTCGACGCGCCTGGGGAACAACCCGCTCTCGGAGTGGAAGGGCGCCCAGTTCGGGCACGGGCCCAGCAACCACTTCGACGTGCTGCTCAGGAACGGGGCCGGCGGCAAGTTCCGCATCCCGGGCGACTACCTCTTCCGGGACATGACCTCGTTCCACTTCGACGGCGGCCTGTGGGGGCTGCTGCGGGTGAAGGCGCCCGCCACCACCACGACCACGACGACCACCACGACGTCGGGCACGACGTCGGGCACGGCCACCCCCACCTCGTCGATGCCCACGGCGATGCAGTGATCCGGACGGCGCAGCACCCTGCGTCGAGCAGAAAGGCCGGCCCGCGGGAGCGATCCCGCGGGCCGGTTCGCTTGCGCGCGAGGGAACGGCGGGGGCTCCGTCGTACTCCGACCTGCTCCGGCGCGGCGGCGGGGGCCCGCACCCGCCGCCGTAGAGCGGCAACCCTCTCCCAACTTCGGGAGAGGGTGGACTTTACGCCTGCGGTGCGGGGGATTTCACGCTGAAGCCTCGTAGGGGCGAGGCACGCCTCGCCCGGCAGATGTTGGCTCGTGCACGGCAGGCGGCCTCTTGCGCTGATGCCGCCGATGTACGGACTCGCATGCTCGCCCCTACGCAAACCGGGCATCGCGCGCGAGGAACCCGCGTGAGGGATGCGCGCCCGACAGGGCCGGGACGCCGCCGCGACAGGGGTATCGTGGCGGCGGTGGCCCGGCGCCGTTGGGCACGGTCGTATCGTGCCCTACGGCGCGCGCAGCCCGGCCCGGAGCGCAGCGGAGGGACACGCCCCAACGAGCCGTTGAGGTTGCAGTTCAGGTGGTTCAAAAAAGACTCCGCCCGGCGGCAGGCAGCCGTCGGGCGGAGGTGAAGCGGCGTCGAGACGAGGGAGTTCCTACAGCCCGAGCGCGCGGGGGATGTTGATGCGGCCCTTGCCGTAGAAGGGGTCGGTGCCGGGCTCGCCCAGGTCGTCGACGCTGCCCAGGATCACGTCGCGGACGAGGCCCGGGTCGCGGCCGTGCCTCGCCACCAGCAGCGCCACGAGCCCCGCCACGTGCGGCGCCGCCTGGCTGGTGCCCTGGTACCCCGCGAGGAAGACCGCCGTCGGGCGCGAGCTGCAGTTGTGCGGCAGCAGCGCCCCCGTGGCGGGGTTGTACACCAGCTTGGTGCGCGAGCAGAGCGAGTACACGAACGACCGCGTGGTCACGGCCACGGTGGAGTCGCCGCTCGGCACCCGGACGGTTTTCGCGTTGCCGCCCGGCGCGGCCACGTCGATCACCGAGCGCCCGAAGTTGCTGAACGAGGCCGGCGCGTCGGGCTCGGGGAACGGACCCGCGCCGCCGCCGTCGGCGGTGGGGCCGGTGGCCGAGACGCAGAGCACGTTGGGGAGGCCGCAGTAGTTGGCCTGGAAGCTCCCGTCGTGGTCCAGGTCCGACTGCGTGTTGCCGGACGCCACCACCACGGTGACGCCCTTGCGGTGGGCGTAGTTCAGCACGCGGTTGTACAGCGCCCGGCACCCGTGGCACTCGCTCTTCAGGAAGCCGCCGCCCAGGCTCAGGTTGATCACGTCGGCGCCCTGCTGCACGGCGTACAGGATCCCCTGCAGGGTGGTGGCGTCGCTGCACGCGCCGGCGAACACGCTGCACACGCGCACCGCCAGCAGGGTGGTGCGCGAGGTGACGCCGGCCAGCACCACGCCGTTGCTGGCCACCTGGCTGGCCACGTTGGTGCCGTGCCCCTCCAGGTCCGACACCAGCGGCCGGGTGGGGAAGCGCACGCGCATCACCGAGTCGTCCCGGGCCACGAACGAGCGCGAGCGGGCCAGGTCCACGCGCCCCGCCAGGTCGGGCCCCGAGGGGTCGATGCCGGTGTCGAGGATGGCCACCGTCACCTGCGCCGAGCCCAGCTGCCCGGCGCGCCACGCGGCCTCGGCGCCGACCGCGCGCATGTTCCACTGCCAGGAGTACAGCAGCGAGGTGTGCGGCGCCGCGGCGCTCGTGATCGCCGCGTCGGAGGCGAGCTCGGCCTCGACCTCGGGCTCGCTCTCCTCGCGCCCGCGCGACTCCAGCGTGAAGGTGCGGTCGGCGCCCACCGACTGCACGCCGTCGGAGGCGGCCAGCCCGGCGGCGGCGGCCTGGTCGAGCCCGGCCACCACGGCGCCGCCGATCGGCTCCAGCAGCGCCTCCACGCGCCCGCCGAGCGCCGCCACGCGCTCCTCGAAGCCCTTCGGCGAGCCCTGCGCGGCGTGGAACACCACCACGTAGCGTCCCTCGCCGGCGTCTTCCGCGGTGATGGAGGCCCGCGTGCCGGCGAGGGGGTCCAGCGGCGCGCCCTGGTCGGCGCACCCGGCGAGGCCGGCGCCGAGCGCGAGCACGAGCGCCCTGATCTTGGTCATGGGTCGGGTCCCTGGAGTGGGGGAAAACGCCCCGGCGGGGTGGCGCCGGGGCAGGACTGCATCCCTGAGTACGAAAGTACGGAGGTCCGAGAGTACGAAACCGACAGGAATGCGCCAGGAGACGCACGTATTCCGAACCCTACATCATACTGGGGACGGTGTCCTCCGTCAACCCCCGGATAATGATTCTAAGTCTATGGTAGATATTCACATACAGCGGTTTTCAACAATGACTCCGAGGGTGCGCAGCAGGAGGTTCGTCGTGTGCGCCTGGAGCAGCTTCCCGCGCCTAATACGCCTGCGGTGGGGGACGGTGCTTCGCGGAGGACGCGTGGCGGCGGCGCTTCCGGTCCCGCGCGCGGCGGCAGCCATCGGGTGCCGGCGGAGTAGAGTCCTCGGTCGCGCCCCGCCGATCGTACCGGGGCGGCTTCCGTGCGGCGCTCCCTCGGAATGACATACCACGAGGACTGGCTGACAGCGCCTGGCCGCCAGACCCTTGCACTCACGCACTCACGCACTTCCGTACTTTCGCCACTCCCGTACTTTCGCACTTCGCACTCCCGTACTTTCGCACTTCGCACTCCCGTACTCCCGATGTCCCCATCCGGCCCGGTTGAATGCCGCGGGCCTCTGCGGTAACTTTTCGGGATGCCTGAGAAAGAGAGCCTGATCGTCCGCGGCGCGCGGGAGCACAACCTCAAGGACATTGACGTCGAGATCCCCCGCGACCGCCTGACCGTCATCACGGGGCTGAGCGGGAGCGGGAAATCGTCGCTGGCTTTCGACACCATCTACGCCGAGGGGCAGCGGCGCTATGTGGAGAGCCTCTCCGCGTACGCCCGCCAGTTCCTGGGGATGATGGAGAAGCCCGACGTCGACTCGATCGAGGGGCTCTCGCCCGCCATCTCCATCGAGCAGAAGACCGCCGGCCGCAACCCGCGCTCCACCGTGGGGACCGTGACCGAGGTCTACGACTACCTGCGCCTGCTCTGGGCCCGCGTGGGCACTCCCCACTGCCCCAGCTGCGGGCGGCCGGTGGAGCGGCAGAGCGCCAGCCAGATCGTGGAGCGGGTGATGGCGCTCCCGCCGGGGACGTGGGTGGAGGTCCTCGCGCCCGTGGTCCGCGGCCGCAAGGGCGAGTTCCGCGACCTGTTCGAGGAGCTGCGCCGCAAGGGGTTCAGCCACGCCCGCACCGACGGCGGCGTGCACCGGCTGGAGGAGCCGCCCGCGCTCAACCGCCGCGCCAACCACGACATCTCCATCTTCGCCGAGCGGCGGGTGGACGTCTCCGAGGAGAACCGCTCGCGCATCGCCGACGGCGTGGAGACGGCGCTCAGGACCGCCGAGGGCGTGGTGGAGGTGATCGCCCACGCCCCCGAGGGCGAGCCCGAGCGGCACCTCTTCTCCGAGGCGTACGCCTGCCCCACCTGCGGCATCAGCATCCCCGAGCTGGAGCCGCGCCAGTTCTCGTTCAACTCGCCGTACGGCGCCTGCCCGGCGTGCGGCGGCCTCGGCACCCGCAAGGAGCCCAACCCCGAGCTGGTGCTGGCCGACGCGTCGCTCTCCATCCTGGAAGGCGTGGTGCTGCCCTGGGGGGTGCCGCGCGGGCACCTGCGGGGGACGATCCTGGAGGGGCTGGCCGCGGCGCTCGGCTTCGACCTGAACGCCCCCTGGCGCGAGCTCCCCGAGAACGTGCGGCAGATCCTCCTGCACGGCGTGCCGGCGGGGGACGGGAAGCGGGGCGGGGGGCCGAAGGTGAAGTGGGGCGGCATCCTCAAGGACGTCTCGCAGCGCTACCGCGAGACCACCAGCGAGGCGATGCGGGAGACGCTGGAGGAGTACATGTCCACCCTCCCCTGCAACGCCTGCGGGGGGGCGCGGCTCAAGCCCGAGAGCCTGGCGGTGACTGTCGCCGGGCGCTCGGTGGGCGACGTGGTGGCGCTGCCGGTGAGCGAGGCGCTGGCGTTCTTCGACGCCGTGGACGCGCTCCCGCACCTGCCGCGCGAGATCGCCGGGCCGATCCTCAAGGAGGTGCGCGAGCGGCTCTCCTTCCTGGTGAACGTGGGGCTCGAGTACCTGACCCTCGGCCGCTCGGCCGAGACGCTCTCGGGGGGCGAGGCGCAGCGCATCCGCCTGGCCACGCAGATCGGCTCGCGGCTGGTGGGCGTGCTCTACATCCTGGACGAGCCGTCGATCGGGCTGCACCAGCGCGACAACCAGCGGCTGCTGGACACCCTCTGCCAACTGCGCGACCTGGGGAACACGGTGCTGGTGGTGGAGCACGACGAGGACACCATCCGCGCGGCCGACCACGTGGTGGACCTGGGCCCGCGCGCCGGCCGCCACGGCGGCGAGGTGATCGCGGCGGGGACGGTGGACGACATCGTGGCCTCGCCCGGCTCCCTCACCGGGGCCTACCTGCGCGGCGAGAAGCGGATCGAGATCCCGGCGCAGCGGCGCGCGCCGCGCGACGGGCACGCGCTGGTGGTCGAGGGCGCGCGCGAGCACAACCTGCGCGGGCTGGACGTGGAGATCCCGCTGGGGTGCTTCGTGGCGGTGACGGGGGTGTCGGGGTCGGGGAAGAGCACGCTGGTGAACGACATCCTCTGGAACGCGCTGGCGCGGAAGTTCTACCGGGCCAAGACGATCCCGGGGGCGCACGCCGGCATCCGGGGGCTGGAGCTGCTGGACAAGGTGGTCGACATCGACCAGAGCCCGATCGGGCGCACGCCGCGCTCCAACCCGGCCACCTACACGGGGATGTTCACCATCGTCCGCGAGCTGTTCGCGGAGCTCCCCGAGAGCAG
This genomic interval carries:
- the uvrA gene encoding excinuclease ABC subunit UvrA — its product is MPEKESLIVRGAREHNLKDIDVEIPRDRLTVITGLSGSGKSSLAFDTIYAEGQRRYVESLSAYARQFLGMMEKPDVDSIEGLSPAISIEQKTAGRNPRSTVGTVTEVYDYLRLLWARVGTPHCPSCGRPVERQSASQIVERVMALPPGTWVEVLAPVVRGRKGEFRDLFEELRRKGFSHARTDGGVHRLEEPPALNRRANHDISIFAERRVDVSEENRSRIADGVETALRTAEGVVEVIAHAPEGEPERHLFSEAYACPTCGISIPELEPRQFSFNSPYGACPACGGLGTRKEPNPELVLADASLSILEGVVLPWGVPRGHLRGTILEGLAAALGFDLNAPWRELPENVRQILLHGVPAGDGKRGGGPKVKWGGILKDVSQRYRETTSEAMRETLEEYMSTLPCNACGGARLKPESLAVTVAGRSVGDVVALPVSEALAFFDAVDALPHLPREIAGPILKEVRERLSFLVNVGLEYLTLGRSAETLSGGEAQRIRLATQIGSRLVGVLYILDEPSIGLHQRDNQRLLDTLCQLRDLGNTVLVVEHDEDTIRAADHVVDLGPRAGRHGGEVIAAGTVDDIVASPGSLTGAYLRGEKRIEIPAQRRAPRDGHALVVEGAREHNLRGLDVEIPLGCFVAVTGVSGSGKSTLVNDILWNALARKFYRAKTIPGAHAGIRGLELLDKVVDIDQSPIGRTPRSNPATYTGMFTIVRELFAELPESRMRGYTPGRFSFNVKGGRCEACQGDGLVKIEMHFLPDVYVPCDVCRGKRYNRETLEVFYKGHSIADVLELTVDDALELFEAVPRLRRHLQTLSDVGLGYIHLGQSATTLSGGEAQRVKLASELSKVATGQTFYILDEPTTGLHFEDVRMLLEVLHRLVEKGNTVLVIEHNLDVIKTADWIIDLGPEGGPLGGEVVAAGPPEEVAREPRSYTGQFLARLLGVTPVESVPAAPKSANGRRRGRARKV